One segment of Stenotrophomonas sp. SAU14A_NAIMI4_8 DNA contains the following:
- the panB gene encoding 3-methyl-2-oxobutanoate hydroxymethyltransferase: MSTHADSKPWTVPALAEAKRNGQKLVMLTAYDAGFARTFDANGVDLILIGDSLGMVVQGHDSTLPVTVADMVYHTRAVSRVLQRALLVADLPFGADATPERALDASLQLLQAGAEMVKIEGAGFKVDIVRYLVEREIPVCSHLGLTPQSVLRLGGFKIQGRGDAARQLVEDAKAVAAAGATLIVLECMPTPVAAEVTAAVDVPTIGIGAGPHCDGQVLVLHDFIGLDSGHRRPKFVKDFLAEGGSVAGATRAYADAVRDGSFPDEQHAYAQ, from the coding sequence ATGAGCACCCACGCAGACAGCAAGCCCTGGACCGTACCCGCGCTGGCCGAAGCCAAGCGCAATGGCCAGAAGCTGGTCATGTTGACCGCCTACGACGCAGGCTTTGCCCGCACTTTCGACGCCAATGGCGTGGACCTGATCCTGATCGGCGATTCGCTGGGCATGGTCGTGCAGGGCCACGATTCCACCCTGCCGGTGACGGTGGCGGACATGGTCTACCACACCCGTGCGGTGTCGCGCGTGCTGCAGCGGGCGCTGCTGGTGGCCGACCTGCCGTTCGGCGCCGATGCCACCCCGGAACGTGCGCTGGACGCCTCGCTGCAGCTGCTGCAGGCCGGTGCCGAGATGGTCAAGATCGAAGGTGCCGGCTTCAAGGTCGACATCGTGCGCTACCTGGTGGAGCGCGAGATTCCGGTGTGTTCGCACCTGGGCCTGACCCCGCAGTCGGTGCTGCGCCTGGGCGGCTTCAAGATCCAGGGCCGTGGCGATGCCGCGCGCCAGCTGGTGGAAGACGCCAAGGCCGTGGCCGCCGCCGGTGCCACCCTGATCGTGCTCGAATGCATGCCGACCCCGGTGGCGGCTGAAGTGACCGCTGCAGTGGACGTGCCGACCATCGGCATCGGTGCCGGCCCGCACTGTGATGGCCAGGTGCTGGTGCTGCACGATTTCATCGGCCTGGACAGTGGCCACCGCCGTCCGAAGTTCGTCAAGGACTTCCTGGCCGAAGGCGGTTCGGTGGCCGGTGCCACCCGCGCCTACGCTGACGCCGTGCGCGACGGCAGCTTCCCCGACGAACAGCACGCCTACGCCCAATGA
- the ispG gene encoding flavodoxin-dependent (E)-4-hydroxy-3-methylbut-2-enyl-diphosphate synthase, whose product MHDAVTRPTPPSDATAWPRRQTHAVQIGGVTVGGGKPVVVQSMTNTDTSDVASTTKQVAELWRAGSEMVRLTVNTVEAAAAIPRIVDKLAMMGIDVPLIGDFHYNGHQLLTAEPACAEALAKYRINPGNVGFGKKKDLQFAQLIEFAVRYNKPVRIGANWGSLDQALAAKLMDENNHREQPWDAGRVLREALIRSALDSAEQAVELGLPRDRIVLSAKVSGVQELIAVYRDLAQRSDFALHLGLTEAGIGSKGIVASAAALSVLLQEGIGDTIRISLTPEPGQSRTQEVIVAQELLQTTGQRAFTPLVTACPGCGRTTSEFFQELAKVVQNHVREKMPLWKIHHPGAENMTLAVMGCIVNGPGESRHANIGISLPGTGETPAAPVFVDGEKKVTLRGENIAQEFVALIDEYVERTYVRSAG is encoded by the coding sequence ATGCACGACGCCGTCACCCGCCCTACGCCCCCCTCCGATGCCACCGCCTGGCCGCGCCGCCAGACCCATGCCGTCCAGATCGGCGGGGTCACTGTAGGCGGCGGCAAGCCGGTGGTGGTGCAGTCGATGACCAACACCGACACCTCCGACGTGGCGTCCACCACCAAGCAGGTGGCCGAGCTGTGGCGTGCCGGGTCGGAAATGGTGCGCCTGACCGTCAACACGGTTGAAGCGGCCGCGGCCATTCCGCGCATCGTCGACAAGCTGGCGATGATGGGCATCGACGTGCCGCTGATCGGCGATTTCCACTACAACGGCCACCAGCTGTTGACCGCCGAGCCGGCCTGCGCCGAAGCGCTGGCCAAGTACCGCATCAACCCGGGCAACGTCGGCTTCGGCAAGAAGAAAGACCTGCAGTTCGCGCAGTTGATCGAATTCGCCGTGCGCTACAACAAGCCGGTGCGCATCGGTGCCAACTGGGGTTCGCTGGACCAGGCGCTGGCGGCGAAGCTGATGGACGAGAACAACCATCGCGAACAGCCCTGGGACGCCGGCCGCGTGCTGCGCGAAGCACTGATCCGCTCGGCGCTGGATTCGGCCGAACAGGCGGTGGAACTGGGCCTGCCGCGCGATCGCATCGTGCTGTCGGCCAAGGTGAGCGGCGTGCAGGAACTGATCGCGGTGTACCGCGACCTGGCCCAGCGCTCGGATTTCGCCCTGCACCTGGGCCTGACCGAAGCCGGCATCGGCAGCAAGGGCATCGTGGCCTCGGCCGCGGCGCTGAGCGTGCTGCTGCAGGAAGGTATCGGTGACACCATCCGCATTTCGCTGACCCCCGAACCGGGGCAGTCGCGTACGCAGGAAGTGATCGTCGCCCAGGAACTGCTGCAGACCACCGGCCAGCGCGCCTTCACCCCGCTGGTGACCGCGTGCCCGGGCTGTGGCCGTACCACCTCCGAATTCTTCCAGGAACTGGCCAAGGTGGTGCAGAACCACGTGCGCGAGAAGATGCCGCTGTGGAAGATCCACCACCCGGGTGCGGAGAACATGACCCTGGCGGTGATGGGCTGCATCGTCAACGGCCCGGGCGAGTCGCGCCACGCCAACATCGGCATTTCGCTGCCGGGTACCGGTGAGACGCCGGCCGCACCGGTGTTCGTCGATGGCGAGAAGAAGGTGACCCTGCGCGGCGAGAACATTGCCCAGGAGTTCGTTGCCCTGATCGACGAGTACGTCGAACGTACCTATGTCCGAAGCGCAGGATAA
- the pcnB gene encoding polynucleotide adenylyltransferase PcnB: MGNPETSTGSANIISPAPSPFSLRVIPRDQHTISRKEISPNALRVLYRLRDAGFGAYLVGGAVRDLLVNGQPKDFDVATDATPEQVKQLFRNCRLIGRRFRLAHVVFGREIIEVATFRANSDDGSGDREMENGMLVRDNVYGTIEDDAVRRDFTCNALYYAIEDFSVRDYVGGFEDVQARLMKLIGDPEQRYREDPVRMLRAVRLAAKLGFQIEQGTAAPIPQLAGLLNEAAPARLFEEVLKLFLSGHGVASFEGLERYGLLDVLFPESAKALKSNRTGALRRMLVEGLANTDARVANDEPVSPAFLFALLLWPAYCRAQATLLKQGVAPEEAQRRAADRVTVQQLSTIALPRRFSLPMQEIWLLQSRFSSRQRKRVFRTLTHPRFRAAFDFLSLRQVASAEHEADVQFWREAQAQSGNELEHSLDAMHAEGGDEEGGAPRKRRRRRRRSGSPGGAAE, from the coding sequence ATGGGCAATCCCGAAACTTCAACCGGAAGCGCCAACATCATTTCCCCTGCTCCATCTCCGTTCAGCCTGCGCGTCATTCCGCGCGACCAGCACACGATCTCCCGCAAGGAGATCAGCCCGAACGCCCTGCGCGTGCTTTATCGCCTGCGCGATGCCGGTTTCGGCGCCTACCTCGTGGGCGGCGCAGTGCGCGACCTGCTGGTCAATGGCCAACCCAAGGATTTCGACGTGGCCACCGACGCCACGCCCGAACAGGTCAAGCAGTTGTTCCGCAACTGCCGCCTGATCGGCCGCCGTTTCCGCCTTGCCCACGTGGTCTTCGGCCGCGAGATCATCGAAGTGGCCACCTTCCGTGCCAACAGCGATGACGGCAGCGGCGACCGCGAAATGGAAAACGGCATGCTGGTGCGCGACAACGTCTACGGCACCATCGAAGACGACGCCGTGCGCCGCGACTTCACCTGCAACGCCCTGTACTACGCCATCGAGGATTTCTCGGTGCGCGATTACGTCGGCGGCTTCGAGGACGTGCAGGCACGCCTGATGAAGCTGATCGGCGATCCCGAACAGCGTTACCGCGAAGACCCCGTGCGCATGCTGCGCGCGGTGCGCCTGGCCGCCAAGCTCGGGTTCCAGATCGAGCAGGGCACCGCCGCGCCGATCCCGCAGCTGGCCGGCCTGCTCAATGAGGCGGCCCCGGCACGTCTGTTCGAAGAGGTGCTGAAGCTGTTCCTGTCCGGGCACGGCGTGGCCAGTTTCGAAGGGCTGGAGCGCTACGGCCTGCTGGACGTGCTGTTCCCGGAAAGCGCCAAGGCGCTGAAGTCGAACCGTACCGGCGCATTGCGCCGCATGCTGGTGGAAGGCCTGGCCAACACCGATGCCCGCGTGGCCAACGACGAACCGGTCTCGCCGGCGTTCCTGTTCGCGCTGCTGCTGTGGCCGGCCTACTGCCGTGCCCAGGCCACCCTGCTCAAGCAGGGCGTGGCCCCGGAAGAAGCACAGCGGCGCGCCGCCGACCGGGTGACGGTGCAGCAGCTGAGCACCATCGCCCTGCCGCGCCGGTTCTCGCTGCCGATGCAGGAAATCTGGCTGCTGCAGTCGCGCTTCAGTTCGCGCCAGCGCAAGCGCGTGTTCCGCACGTTGACCCATCCGCGCTTCCGTGCCGCCTTCGATTTCCTGTCGCTGCGCCAGGTGGCCTCGGCCGAGCACGAAGCCGATGTGCAGTTCTGGCGCGAGGCGCAGGCGCAGTCGGGCAACGAGCTGGAACACTCGCTCGACGCCATGCACGCCGAGGGGGGCGACGAAGAGGGCGGGGCGCCGCGCAAGCGCCGCCGTCGCCGCCGTCGCAGCGGTAGCCCGGGCGGCGCCGCCGAGTAA
- a CDS encoding response regulator transcription factor, which yields MNASTLGLLVDDDELYLRTLQRSLARKGLETQTAQDAASALMLARQQPPAFALIDLKLGNDSGLALIQPLRALRADMRILLVTGYASIATAVEAIKLGADDYLPKPATVPMILRALGEEDDGPADEGEMEVPDAMTPISRLQWEHIQQAMHETGGNVSAAARLLGMHRRSLQRKLAKRPSPERDPSR from the coding sequence ATGAACGCCTCAACCCTTGGCCTGCTGGTCGACGACGACGAACTGTACCTGCGCACCCTGCAGCGCAGCCTGGCCCGCAAGGGCCTGGAAACGCAGACCGCACAGGATGCGGCCAGCGCGCTGATGCTGGCACGCCAGCAGCCGCCTGCATTCGCCCTGATCGATCTGAAGCTGGGCAACGATTCGGGCCTGGCCCTGATCCAGCCGCTGCGCGCGCTGCGTGCGGACATGCGCATCCTGCTGGTGACCGGTTACGCCAGCATCGCCACCGCAGTGGAAGCGATCAAGCTGGGCGCCGACGATTACCTGCCCAAACCGGCCACGGTGCCGATGATCCTGCGCGCCCTTGGCGAAGAGGATGATGGCCCGGCCGATGAGGGCGAAATGGAAGTGCCCGATGCGATGACACCGATCAGCCGCCTGCAGTGGGAACACATCCAGCAGGCCATGCACGAGACCGGCGGCAATGTGTCGGCCGCGGCGCGGCTGCTGGGCATGCACCGGCGTTCGCTGCAGCGCAAGCTGGCCAAGCGGCCAAGCCCGGAGCGCGACCCGAGCCGTTGA
- the panC gene encoding pantoate--beta-alanine ligase codes for MIQTFNELGALREQIAQWKQQGLRVALVPTMGNLHGGHHSLVALARQYADKVVASIFVNPTQFGPNEDFSRYPRTPEADVAGLEQVGCDAVWLPSVEAMYPLGVDKTTQMHAPGVSEVLEGASRPGHFDGVCTVVARLFLQVQPDVAVFGRKDYQQLAVIKQMVAELSFPIQIVGAEIVRDDDGLAKSSRNQYLDAQQRPLATTIHRTLLGMREGYVAGHTRAQIEADATAALQAAGFQVDYAVLRTPELAEPTFDGGGRVALIAARLGSTRLIDNLEF; via the coding sequence ATGATCCAGACCTTCAACGAACTTGGCGCACTGCGCGAACAGATCGCCCAGTGGAAGCAGCAGGGCCTGCGCGTGGCGCTGGTGCCGACCATGGGCAACCTGCACGGCGGACACCATTCGCTGGTGGCCCTGGCCCGGCAGTACGCCGACAAAGTGGTGGCCAGCATCTTCGTCAACCCGACCCAGTTCGGGCCGAACGAAGATTTCAGCCGCTACCCGCGCACGCCCGAGGCCGACGTGGCCGGGCTGGAGCAGGTCGGTTGCGATGCCGTGTGGCTGCCCAGCGTCGAGGCGATGTACCCGCTGGGCGTGGACAAGACCACGCAGATGCACGCCCCCGGCGTGAGCGAAGTGCTGGAGGGCGCCAGCCGCCCGGGCCACTTCGATGGCGTCTGCACGGTGGTGGCGCGCCTGTTCCTGCAGGTGCAGCCGGACGTGGCCGTGTTCGGTCGCAAGGACTACCAGCAGCTGGCGGTGATCAAGCAGATGGTGGCCGAGCTGTCCTTCCCGATCCAGATCGTCGGTGCCGAGATCGTGCGTGACGACGATGGCCTGGCCAAGAGCTCGCGCAACCAGTACCTGGATGCGCAGCAGCGACCGCTGGCCACCACGATCCACCGCACCCTGCTGGGCATGCGCGAAGGCTACGTGGCCGGGCACACGCGGGCGCAGATCGAAGCCGATGCCACCGCCGCACTGCAGGCTGCCGGTTTCCAGGTCGACTACGCGGTGCTGCGCACCCCGGAGCTGGCCGAACCGACCTTCGACGGCGGCGGCCGGGTGGCGCTGATTGCCGCCCGCCTGGGCAGCACCCGGTTGATCGACAACCTGGAATTCTGA
- the folK gene encoding 2-amino-4-hydroxy-6-hydroxymethyldihydropteridine diphosphokinase, which translates to MTVAWIGLGANLGDAAGTVRAAIAALDTLAGTRLQRASRLYATPAWGNEDQPPFVNAVAAVDTALAPMDLLQALLALEQRFGRVRDPAVHWGPRALDLDLLLYGQQTVDAPALQVPHPYLHQRAFVLVPLAEIAPELTIPGHGSVQDAVMRVDACGIAPIG; encoded by the coding sequence ATGACCGTTGCGTGGATAGGCCTGGGTGCCAACCTGGGCGATGCGGCGGGCACGGTCCGCGCGGCGATTGCCGCGCTGGACACGCTGGCCGGCACGCGCCTGCAGCGGGCATCGCGGCTGTATGCCACCCCGGCCTGGGGCAACGAAGACCAGCCGCCGTTCGTCAATGCGGTGGCGGCCGTGGATACCGCGTTGGCGCCGATGGACCTGCTGCAGGCCCTGTTGGCGCTGGAGCAGCGTTTCGGCCGGGTGCGCGACCCGGCCGTGCACTGGGGCCCGCGCGCGCTGGATCTGGACCTGCTCCTTTACGGTCAGCAGACCGTGGACGCGCCTGCGCTGCAGGTGCCGCATCCGTACCTGCACCAGCGCGCCTTCGTACTGGTGCCGCTGGCCGAAATCGCGCCGGAACTGACCATTCCCGGCCATGGCAGCGTGCAGGACGCAGTGATGCGGGTCGACGCCTGCGGGATCGCGCCGATAGGGTGA
- a CDS encoding ATP-binding protein: MTGPDAPFLRTLCSLRWLAVAGQAATILVATWVLGLPLPQQPLWAGVAVLAVFNLYTQLRPEAGDTAPLTAFGHILVDVIILTWMVGWSGGIANPFGSLFLILIALAAFALPRRWALAVAGACLLGYAASGVFGQPLPAGYFRALDLNRWGVVANFLLSAAVVLTFSTRLATALRQRELELSALRERFARNEGIVALATHAASVAHELNTPLATMTLLADDVAERSEEPEVREDMETLRELLVQCRERVLALAAPASTEGPGRGHSSAQQVLEQWRLVRPTIDLHRNDDAPLRLPLDPGVGHLLMVLLNNAADAGEQAGRPRVDLDLRIEGDDLIGEVRDYGHGFNARAAVLPGRLFGSSKSEGMGVGLALSHATIERLQGEMWMRPAQGAGSRVGFRLPLAPREDTP; the protein is encoded by the coding sequence ATGACCGGACCCGACGCCCCGTTCCTTCGTACCCTGTGCAGCCTGCGCTGGCTGGCCGTGGCCGGCCAGGCGGCCACCATCCTGGTCGCCACCTGGGTGCTGGGCCTGCCGTTGCCGCAGCAGCCCCTGTGGGCGGGCGTGGCCGTGCTGGCCGTGTTCAACCTGTACACCCAGCTGCGCCCGGAAGCGGGCGATACCGCCCCGCTGACCGCGTTCGGGCACATCCTGGTGGACGTGATCATCCTGACCTGGATGGTCGGCTGGAGCGGCGGCATCGCCAACCCCTTCGGCTCGCTGTTCCTGATTCTGATCGCGCTGGCCGCCTTCGCCCTGCCCCGCCGCTGGGCGCTGGCGGTGGCCGGCGCCTGCCTGCTGGGCTACGCCGCCAGCGGTGTGTTCGGCCAACCCCTGCCCGCCGGCTACTTCCGCGCGCTGGACCTGAACCGCTGGGGCGTGGTGGCCAATTTCCTGCTGTCTGCGGCGGTCGTGCTGACCTTTTCCACCCGCCTGGCGACGGCCCTGCGCCAGCGCGAACTGGAACTGTCGGCGCTGCGCGAACGCTTCGCCCGCAACGAAGGCATCGTCGCCCTGGCCACCCACGCCGCCTCGGTGGCGCACGAACTGAACACCCCGCTGGCAACCATGACCCTGCTGGCCGATGACGTGGCCGAGCGCAGCGAAGAGCCGGAAGTGCGCGAGGACATGGAAACCCTGCGCGAACTGCTGGTGCAGTGCCGTGAACGCGTGCTGGCGCTGGCCGCGCCGGCATCCACCGAAGGCCCCGGCCGCGGTCATTCCAGCGCGCAGCAGGTGCTGGAACAGTGGCGGCTGGTGCGACCGACCATCGACCTGCACCGCAACGACGACGCGCCGCTACGGCTGCCGCTCGACCCCGGCGTGGGCCACCTGCTGATGGTGCTGCTGAACAACGCGGCCGATGCGGGCGAACAGGCCGGGCGCCCGCGCGTGGACCTGGACCTGCGCATCGAAGGCGACGACCTGATCGGCGAAGTGCGCGATTACGGGCACGGCTTCAACGCCCGTGCCGCCGTGCTGCCGGGCCGGCTGTTCGGCAGCAGTAAAAGTGAAGGCATGGGTGTGGGCCTGGCCCTGTCCCACGCCACCATCGAACGCCTGCAGGGCGAGATGTGGATGCGCCCGGCCCAGGGGGCCGGCAGCCGCGTCGGCTTCCGCCTGCCGCTGGCCCCACGCGAGGACACCCCATGA
- a CDS encoding phosphatase PAP2 family protein — protein sequence MSEAQDKPVILAAPEPASGFRHWMARNAWRLLLLFAGVLLPLAGFVALADEVHEFESFHFDAPLLWQMHGLHSPALDTFFVLLSRLGYEWFLIPADVLIVGALAWRRRWREATFVAVCFVGSALLNMGSKQFFQRDRPSLWESIAPESTFSFPSGHAMGSMTLAMTLVLLAWNTRWRWPVLVLAPAFSLLVSVSRVYLGVHYPSDILAGWCAALVWVVGCYLVMFRRRHPWRRHGSPPARASEAIATGD from the coding sequence ATGTCCGAAGCGCAGGATAAGCCCGTCATCCTGGCCGCGCCGGAGCCGGCGTCCGGCTTCCGCCACTGGATGGCGCGCAACGCCTGGCGCCTGCTGCTGCTGTTTGCCGGCGTGCTGCTGCCGCTGGCCGGCTTCGTGGCGCTGGCCGACGAGGTGCACGAGTTCGAATCGTTCCATTTCGATGCGCCGTTGCTGTGGCAGATGCACGGCCTGCATTCGCCGGCATTGGACACGTTCTTCGTACTGCTGTCGCGGCTGGGCTACGAATGGTTCCTGATTCCCGCCGACGTGCTGATCGTGGGCGCACTGGCCTGGCGGCGGCGCTGGCGCGAAGCGACCTTCGTGGCGGTGTGCTTCGTCGGTTCGGCGCTGCTGAACATGGGCAGCAAGCAGTTCTTCCAGCGTGACCGCCCCAGCCTGTGGGAATCGATCGCGCCGGAATCGACATTCAGTTTCCCCAGCGGCCATGCCATGGGCTCGATGACCCTGGCGATGACCCTGGTGCTGCTGGCCTGGAACACCCGCTGGCGTTGGCCGGTACTGGTGCTGGCCCCCGCGTTCAGCCTGCTGGTGAGCGTGTCCCGGGTCTATCTGGGCGTGCACTATCCCTCGGACATCCTGGCCGGATGGTGTGCCGCGCTCGTTTGGGTGGTAGGGTGCTATCTGGTCATGTTCCGTCGCCGGCATCCTTGGCGGCGTCACGGTTCGCCGCCAGCGAGGGCCAGCGAAGCGATCGCAACAGGGGATTGA
- the panD gene encoding aspartate 1-decarboxylase, translated as MHLSLLKTKIHRATVTHSELNYEGSIAIDDNLLAATGIREFEQVHIWDVTNGARFSTYAIRAEAGSGVVSLNGGAARHVQVGDIIIIAAFASMTEQEADSFKPKLVYVDGNNQISHTNDTIPTQAA; from the coding sequence ATGCACCTGTCCCTGCTGAAGACCAAGATCCACCGCGCCACCGTCACCCATTCCGAGCTGAACTACGAAGGTTCCATCGCCATCGATGACAACCTGCTGGCTGCCACCGGCATCCGCGAGTTCGAGCAGGTGCACATCTGGGACGTGACCAACGGTGCGCGCTTCTCGACCTATGCCATCCGTGCCGAAGCCGGCAGCGGCGTGGTCTCGCTCAATGGCGGCGCCGCGCGCCACGTGCAGGTCGGCGACATCATCATCATCGCTGCCTTCGCCAGCATGACCGAGCAGGAAGCGGACAGCTTCAAGCCGAAGCTGGTGTACGTGGACGGCAACAACCAGATTTCCCACACCAACGACACGATCCCGACCCAGGCCGCATGA
- the pgi gene encoding glucose-6-phosphate isomerase encodes MTTNNGFDSLHSHAQRLKGASIPSLLAAEPGRVQDLALRVGPLYVNFARQKYDAAALQALLALAAERDVGAAIARLFRGEQVNLTEGRAALHTALRGDGVDAPVAAEAYATARDIRQRMGVLVRALEDSGVTDVVSVGIGGSDLGPRLVADALRPVTGARLRVHFVSNVDGAAMQRTLATLDPATTAGILISKTFGTQETLLNGQILHDWLGGSDRLYAVSANPERAAKAFAIAAERVLPMWDWVGGRYSLWSAVGFPIALAIGFERFEQLLDGAAQMDAHALDAPLERNLPVLHALTDIWNRNLLGYATHAVMTYDQRLALLPAYLQQLVMESLGKRVQRDGQPVTTDTVPVWWGGAGTDVQHSFFQALHQGTSIIPADFIGCVRNDDPYTVNHQALLANLLAQTEALANGQASDDPHRDYPGGRPSTLILLDALTPQALGALIAMYEHAVYVQSVVWNINAFDQFGVELGKQLANGLLPALQGEDVAIADPMTREILAQLKG; translated from the coding sequence ATGACAACGAACAACGGATTCGACTCGCTGCATTCCCACGCCCAGCGCCTGAAGGGCGCAAGCATTCCCAGCCTGCTGGCCGCCGAACCTGGCCGCGTGCAGGATCTGGCGCTGCGGGTCGGTCCGTTGTATGTCAATTTCGCGCGGCAGAAGTACGATGCCGCTGCGTTGCAGGCGCTGCTGGCGCTGGCCGCCGAGCGCGATGTCGGCGCGGCCATCGCCCGCCTGTTCCGCGGCGAACAGGTGAACCTGACCGAAGGCCGTGCGGCGCTGCATACCGCGCTGCGCGGTGATGGCGTGGATGCGCCGGTGGCGGCCGAGGCCTATGCCACCGCGCGCGACATCCGCCAGCGCATGGGCGTGCTGGTGCGCGCGCTGGAAGACAGCGGCGTGACCGATGTGGTCAGCGTCGGCATCGGCGGTTCCGATCTGGGCCCGCGCCTGGTGGCCGACGCGCTGCGTCCGGTCACTGGCGCGCGCCTGCGCGTGCATTTCGTGTCGAACGTGGACGGCGCCGCCATGCAGCGCACGCTGGCCACGCTGGACCCGGCCACCACCGCCGGCATCCTGATTTCCAAGACCTTCGGTACCCAGGAAACGCTGCTCAACGGGCAGATCCTGCATGACTGGCTGGGCGGCAGCGATCGCCTGTACGCGGTCAGCGCCAACCCCGAGCGTGCCGCCAAGGCCTTCGCCATCGCCGCCGAGCGCGTGCTGCCGATGTGGGACTGGGTGGGCGGGCGTTACTCGCTGTGGTCGGCGGTCGGCTTCCCGATTGCGCTGGCCATTGGTTTCGAGCGTTTCGAGCAGCTGCTGGACGGTGCCGCGCAGATGGATGCGCATGCGCTGGACGCGCCGCTGGAGCGCAACCTGCCGGTGCTGCATGCACTGACCGATATCTGGAACCGCAACCTGCTGGGGTATGCCACCCACGCGGTGATGACCTACGACCAGCGCCTGGCGCTGCTGCCGGCCTACCTGCAGCAGCTGGTGATGGAAAGCCTGGGCAAGCGCGTGCAGCGCGACGGCCAGCCGGTCACCACCGACACCGTGCCGGTGTGGTGGGGCGGGGCAGGCACCGATGTGCAGCACAGCTTCTTCCAGGCGCTGCACCAGGGCACCAGCATCATTCCGGCCGATTTCATCGGCTGCGTGCGCAACGACGATCCCTACACGGTGAACCACCAGGCGTTGCTGGCCAACCTGCTGGCGCAGACCGAAGCGCTGGCCAACGGCCAGGCCAGCGACGATCCGCACCGCGACTATCCCGGTGGCCGCCCCAGCACCCTGATCCTGCTCGATGCACTGACCCCGCAGGCGCTGGGTGCGTTGATCGCCATGTACGAACACGCGGTGTACGTGCAGTCGGTGGTCTGGAACATCAACGCCTTCGACCAGTTCGGTGTCGAGCTGGGCAAGCAGCTGGCCAATGGCCTGTTGCCGGCGCTGCAGGGCGAGGATGTGGCGATTGCCGATCCGATGACCCGCGAGATCCTGGCGCAGCTGAAGGGCTGA
- a CDS encoding response regulator yields MTIRVYLVDDHALVRTGMKMILSGEPDIEVVGEAETGEDALREVRQLLPDVVLCDLHLPGVSGMEVTERIVRSHRATRVVIVSVLEDGPLPKRLLEAGAAGYIGKGCDAQELLRAVRDVAGGRRYLGTSIAQNLALSTVEGNASPFDTLSPRELEVALLLTQGLRQEDIARRLSLSAKTVNTHKARLFEKMGIHDNIALARMASQYGLVDPARPL; encoded by the coding sequence ATGACGATTCGAGTCTACCTGGTGGATGACCACGCGCTGGTCCGCACCGGGATGAAAATGATCCTGTCGGGGGAACCCGACATCGAGGTCGTGGGCGAAGCCGAGACCGGCGAGGACGCCCTGCGTGAGGTCCGTCAGCTGCTGCCGGACGTGGTGCTGTGCGATCTGCACCTGCCCGGTGTCAGCGGCATGGAGGTGACCGAGCGCATCGTGCGCAGCCACCGCGCCACGCGCGTGGTGATCGTATCGGTGCTGGAAGATGGGCCGCTGCCCAAGCGCCTGCTCGAGGCCGGCGCGGCCGGTTACATCGGCAAGGGCTGCGATGCGCAGGAACTGCTGCGCGCGGTGCGCGACGTGGCCGGCGGTCGCCGCTACCTGGGCACCAGCATCGCGCAGAACCTGGCGCTGTCCACGGTGGAAGGCAACGCCTCGCCGTTCGATACGCTATCGCCGCGCGAACTGGAAGTGGCCCTGCTGCTGACCCAGGGCCTGCGCCAGGAAGACATCGCCCGGCGCCTGAGCCTGAGCGCGAAGACGGTGAACACGCACAAGGCGCGCCTGTTCGAGAAGATGGGTATCCACGACAACATCGCGCTGGCGCGCATGGCCAGCCAGTACGGGCTGGTGGATCCGGCACGGCCGCTGTAA